The Deltaproteobacteria bacterium nucleotide sequence AGCAATATTTTGGAATCAGCCATCTCCACAACAATGCCTTTCGGGCCAGGTTCACGAGATTGATGAAAAATGCCATAGACGCCCTGTGTCGGCAGATGGCCTTTAATCTCCTTCGAGGAACCAGGGTGGTAAAACCTGCATGTGCATGAGAAAGGGGGAATATTATCAAATGATCAGGTAGCAGTAAAAACTGCTCAAAAAGTAACCCTTGATGGAGGTAAAATGAACTCGTCATAGCCCTTTTAACCGATTCAGGGCCGATTCATCGGCCGGAATCGAAATGCAATATTCAAAAATAGTTGTTGAAAAACCCATTATATTAAAATTAACCGTTGTTCAAAGCTCTCTTTTAATCTATTTATCGACATTTTATGCGAAAAACTTTACACTTTTTTTAATATTTTCATGTTGTAACGTCCATGAAGCGTGGGGGTTCCCCTGATTTTCCCCTATACCCTTTAATCCCTTTTTGACTATGGCCGAGTTCAGACAAGTCATTCCTCAACTTATCTAACTCACTTTCTGCGGCAGCTTCACAATCATGGTTTAAACGCATGGTTGAAGCAATCATGTTTTCAAGGGTCTTGATAAGGGACTGGATGCGTTTCCGTGTTTCCGGGGCTTCATAAGAAGGATTTGCCTTCCTGATCTTAAGGATTTCATCATCTATCTTGTCAATAAGAGATATACAGTCGTGACGCCGGGCAATAATCATTTTCACCGCTTCTACATTATGTAGTTCGATCATATCTTTCAGGGATGTGGTTGCAGATATGAAATCTCTAAAAATAGTAATTTTCCGCTCCAATAATCCGCTGAGTTTGGAAAGATCGGAAGATGCCGTTGATGATTTATGATTTGCCATTTTTAGACTCTCATTTCTCTTCTGCCAGCGATTTTTCCCTCCCTATCGGTTAGATTGGGATTGATATTTTTACTGTGGCTTGTAAGTATCTCTTCCCAGGCTGATTTCAGTTCCACTAACATCCAGATGATGTGATCCATTGCTTTCAGGTCCTTTTTTAAGTCCGCTTCCGTTAAATGATGCATCATATAGTTGTAGAGGGCTTGCAAGTTTGAGGCTATTTCCCCTCCCTTTTCGAAATCAAGTGCGGAGTTGAGTGCACAAATGAAATCCTGCGCTTTAATTAACGCCCG carries:
- the fliS gene encoding flagellar export chaperone FliS, coding for MHTNGGGAYQRASVITADPKRLVLMCYEGAIRNLKIAKAKYVSRDYEEKARALIKAQDFICALNSALDFEKGGEIASNLQALYNYMMHHLTEADLKKDLKAMDHIIWMLVELKSAWEEILTSHSKNINPNLTDREGKIAGRREMRV